In Cicer arietinum cultivar CDC Frontier isolate Library 1 chromosome 7, Cicar.CDCFrontier_v2.0, whole genome shotgun sequence, the genomic window AATTGAAGATAcgtataattaataatgaagatatatatagatatgtctTAAAGGTTGGTTTGTCTTAAATGTTGATTCAAGATCTCCAATAGAAATATTCTTAACATTTAAGTAGAAACCAATCAATATGAAACATGCAACTGAGAGAATAAAAAAGACAATGtgttaaaaagaatttataagAGCCTAGAACgcatcaaaagaaaagaatgaatgaaaaattcTTTTAGTAGAGAGttattagaattgatgtaaatcaatcaAGTTCTTTGATACACTTGAATTAATATAGGATTTCAAATGCAATATTCTCTTAATGAGAGTTAGAATCATAGAAACAAACTTTGTGTCAATTCATACACAAACGACAACTGAGGTAAATTAGTCTAGTAGTGACAACAACTTTTTCATCTATAATAGGTACCTAAAGAGATATAACAATACTCATGAACCTCAACGACAGACTACTATAAAATTGAGAAGGGTTCTAATGGTGACAACCTGAAGAAGCTACATAAGATTACTCAAAGCCTAAAAAGGCAAAGTAAATAATACTTACATGCTATTATTTAAATAGTAGATTAAGTCAACAACTGTATTGAGGCAAAATTTCTTTGCTAGGGATGACGAGATGTAGCAACAGTCTGCTGTGAACTAGCATAAAAATTCTTGTGTTACGTCTCTCTTTGTTAATCTAATCtaagttctttatgattcaacttTAATTTAgtaaacatattttataaacttatgttgaatgatttaataaattacatattttttggTTAAACAACTCAATTAATTTTCGGaaataacaaaaacataatTCAAACTCATATTTCTTAACAACACCTTCAGATTCTAATTACTTTCGTGCTTGATTCTATTTTTCACATGGTTGtagttttttcaatttattttatttttcattgttaaatgaattgttttaaaatagtgAAAGTTgatttacttttttgtttaaatgAAGAAAGGAGCACGTTATTAATTTaaactttctaaattttttgtGGTTGTTAATTAGccgtatatatatattatacaaaatttcattcatttatcaTTGTGTTTaggttgatttttattttatttttttatgtttattactGAAGTACACTTAAAAATATTCACACTcagttttgaaaacaaaaattcataaataattaatttttatataagaattttattatgaacattaatgataataaattataattttgaaaatatttatcgaTTTTATTACGTGGTAAAGTGTATCATGATAAATTAACATCAGACGTGTCAAAAATTATGACAGCTCAATAGAATTAAcgaaaaattaacttttaaaatcaaaacgactaataaaaataaatttataaaattttaaattatttattattttttaagaaccATTATAACATTTATTGACacttttaaagactaaaataagtgtatattttattttattaaatacaataacaacaacaaaaacgaAACATTGCTTAATGGGCTTGATCCTCACAGCGAGTCCATACTAAATTGGTTGGGTTACATatctcaaaacaaaacaaaatgtccttaaaaaaaacataataatataataaaacaaagagtatatatattaattaattaattataagaaaaagcATTTGAAAGAGAAACCCTAGTTGGCATTGTGTTGTTCACTCTGTAGCGGCGAAAGCATCACTATTTGCAAAACAATAATCGAAATTGCAATGGCTACTTCGAGGACAGTGAAGGATGTTTCTCCTCATGAATTCGTTAAGGCTTACTCCGCTCACCTTAAGCGATCTGGCAAGGTctgatttttttagtttttgtttgattttttttgataaatatttgaattttatttgaatcCCATTCTTTTTTTGTTCCCTGTGAAATGGGTTTTAAATTTCTATGCTTTTGACACTTTTTTTGCTTGGTTTTGGTTTTTTAGTTGAGTTTAAAGTTTGTTGTCAAATCGTTAAAATATACACTGTTAATgtgaatatttattttctttttgatttagGACTTTAGGATTTGTCATGGTCATGTTACCAACTAGTTTGAATAATGCGTGTGTTACTGcttcaacaaataattaaatttgattaattaatcaataaaagtGTTGAATTTGTAAGGGAAGTTGGTTGTAATTTGTATGAGATTTAGAAGCAGCAGCTGATAATATATGAGGGAAATAATGTTGTGATAACTGATAATTTCTGGTTTATATCTTGAACTATTGTTAAAGGCCTAATGCATGTTTGGATTAACTTATTCTGAGGAAATAATCAGTTTTTTTATTACAGCTTGCGCTTTCTAGACGTGCTCTTGATAAAGAAAATTGTTACTACCCTCTTCCCTTTCAGTATAGAAAatacaaacaatttttttaaggtGTTGCATAGTAGCCATGTATGCCTTTTCAAGTTACGTCACTGACAGTTTATTGCATGTTTCTggaattgtttttgtttttggataaatatcatttttgtttcaaaatataagcAATTAAGTCTCCAAAATAAGTTTGTCCTAACATGTAATCGTTTTTGCACTATCCTTTTGAATACAAAGTGTCGCTGAATAAGTTTGTCCTGCCTATTAGGTTCCTTAATATGTTCTGGTATTTGATTTATCAAGTTCATGATTTGTTTGgtcttaattataattttattcttttgtttcTAAATAGATGGAGCTGCCTGAGTGGACAGACATTGTGAAAACTGCAAGATTTAAGGAATTGGCACCCTATGATCCTGATTGGTATTATGTTAGAGCTGGTAAGATTTATTTCTCTAACAAGTTTGCTTTATGAATGTGCTTAAAGTTACATGATACTGCTAATGAGATATTTCTTCATTGCTTTGTTGCTTGTAATTTCTCAATGACAGTTTTTGTGGTTAATTTTGATTTCAGCTTCCATGGCAAGGAAGATCTACTTGAGAGGTGGTCTTGGTGTAGGTGCATTTCAGAGGATCTATGGTGGGAGCCAAAGGAATGGAAGTCGCCCACCTCATTTTTGCAAGAGCAGTGGTTCAATTGCTCGCCACATTCTTCAACAGTTGCAGAACATGGACATCATTGAGATGGACACCAAAGGGTAAACAACTTATTTTACCCTTGACAAATCTACTTGAGCTCTTATACCATTCAAATTGCCTATAGCTAGGTTTAATAAAATTGTCTGCGACTCAACCAACATTGTAGATTTTGATGTCTTTTTAAACGTGATATTTGTGAAAATCAAGGTTTACAACGATACTGCGACCCTCATTTAAACTAAATAGTAACCTTAGATTAGTCAATGCTTTTTGGAAATTGATTGCCTATTTTACTGTGTTTTTTTGTCTGCGGAATCGGCATTTTAGTGTTGTGAATTACTCTCATTAGTATTGCTACACATGAAATTATTGATCCTATTCTTAGGTTATTGTTTTTCGTTATGCATCATGTGACTATTTGTATCATACATTTGAAGGATTTATCTATAACTATGTATCTATATATTTCAGTGGCAGGAAAATTACATCGAGTGGACGCCGGGATCTGGACCAAGTAGCTGGAAGAATTGTCATTGCCCCTTGACTTTTTTGAGGACTTGATAATCAACACAAAAGCTCGAGTTAAATGTGTTATTTGGACAAGTTTTGATCCCAGATTATGCCAAAATTTTGGTTTTAGCTACCTTATATCTTCTAAATTTGTCATTAAATTTTGCTATTAGTCATCTAGATTATATTTTCCTACATTTAATTTCCATTTTCAATCAAAAGACATTTCAATCTTCACCTTGGACATTATTGATCATTGATTGTCAACCTATGAAATGAAAGTTTGAAGTAAATTTAGGGTCTGTTTAACTTCTAATAGCATTTTcagtttttcattttctaagaTGTTGTGAACAATTGTGATTAAAAGAAGATGAAAGATAAATTAAGAagattgtattttaaaaataatgagaaTAGTGTTTTAGCTTTATTCAAAAATTGTTAAAGAAACTGATCGggaaatatttgatatatatattcttaTGTTTATTAGTTGCACTAAAAATGTAgatcacaatttataaaattaaaattcttatatCTGGATAGAATGTCTTGCTGttatatgcatgttcatatattatcaattattgatttgtttatcaattgttgatattatttatttgtgttttttaagTGATCAACTTTAGAATAGCTAAAAtcaattcaaattatttaaatgttaaaaattaaaattcaacgTCTATTTTCTGTctgtttttgtatttattttcatcattagaaaaatggaaataaaatgagattaaattaactaattttaacATTTCTGGGCAACAAATGGTTTATAATAATTAGAAAAGTTGTATGCAACATAATGTATTCAGGTACgaaattgtaattttatctGTAATAAAAAAAGCAATATACCTAATATAAAGAATAATAACAATTTATCTATTAGGATAatgaaatagtaataatattgtTAACCATTGTTCGCCGCCAAAACTTGTTAGCCACCAAGTCTGCGGTTGTATAGTATAATAAGATTTATCtcacaaaataaataagatcTTAGAATTGAAATTCTTCACaatgataaatataacaaaGACCAATCTTTCTAGAGCTGTGAGTGGATTTTAAAGTTTAGATAAACTAATATAACTATTATCTTATTTCAAAGAACAATATATTCTAGCTAATAAACTTCTATTTTTATCATAGAAATATTAGCAAAAACTCATTAAGAACAGTTATATTTCACAACCTCAACAgaaccaaaattattttcaagttCCAATTCTCTTGATCAATCTTATAGATCTAATATCAAACTTCACCATTTAGTCCATTATTTGACATCTAAAATCATACAAATATTTGGCCTTATATTTGCAAGCAATATAAATACTACGGTTGACATCTAGAATATAGTATAAATCCATCATTGGAATATCAACAATCCCAAAATTGATAAAACTACTCGCATATATTTACAATAAAGACAAAGCAATAAAATAGAAACATTTGGAATATAAAAGAGAATAACagataaagataaataaaaactagaactGACTTTATTCCAAACTAAAAAAGTAGAACATAAACAGAAGAACTAAAAAAGTGCAATAAACATATGACAACCTCACCACAAGATCTATCAACCTTTGGCTAATTCCAATGTCATATATAAAGACTGATATGGATTTGATCGTAAATCTAACAAAGTCCAGGGGGTTTGACACAGTTTGGGTTGTGGTGGACAAGTTGAGCAAGTAGGCTCATTTTATGCCTTTGAAACACCCTTATACAGTCAAGTTCTTGGCTGAAGTTTTCGTTAGATAGGTGGTGAAACTGCATGGAATACCTGTGTCTATAGTAAGTGATATGGATCCTATTTTCATGAATAATTTTTGCCGGGAGTTGTTCAAGTTGCATGGGAACATAACTGTACATGAGTGATGAGCACAACCTATATCATTCAGAATATGATGATCAAACAGAAGTAATAAACAGGGTTTTGGAAACGTATTTGTATTGCTTCTCATGGAAATAAAGAAATGTCTTAACAGTTGTGAGAGTTTTCCCTTAGTGAAATAAACTTcatatttctcttttttcccccacttttacacaaatcactCTAGCTCTATCACATTAATGGTTCATTCCCAAAAGGATGCTTCAAGAAAAACTTCATACATAATGAAAATTcccttaaattaaattaaatactattACATATGAGAGGCACAGTAAATGCCATAAAACTAACAccacaaatgatttttttgctTCAAAACGGCCACAGGTCACCCCAAATAGATTTTTTGGCTTGATGATGCAAGGTAGGATTCTTGCTCTTCGTTACAACAATACGGTCATATGAACCCTCTGAGGCATCCCTTTTGGTTGATCTACATACATTCATTGTTACTTGTCTACCCCTTCTAACAGGCATGAACACAATTCTTCCCCATCCACCTCCAAGATCAGCACTATCTGTTTCTTCTTCCATTTCCTCAGCCTCTTCATTATCATCTTCGCCATTTTCATCACTGTCGGTTTCTATAGTATCAGAGTCATACTTTACTGCTTTTACTACTTCACGAGAAGCATCGTCATCATCATCAGCTTGTTGCAACTTCAACCAGTCCTCTGAAAAAAGTGGggaaaaaatacaaattaaaaatcgAGTCcagaaaaaaaacatttactttttatttcaggttttcattcataataataaattactatgaaaatatcacattaagtCTGTTTAGCTAGAGAAAAATTttcatttcctattttaaattttaataataaatatgctACATTGTGTTTAGTGTTTCCTATTatcaaatatttgtataagGTAACATTGAAACAAAAGTTGTTTTAACTGTTTCCTATAAAAATCTTTGAAAACAGGAAACAGGGTGAAAATAATGtggaatttataattaaaaataaaaacaaaataaaaatagaaaacatttTCTCAAACCAAATAGACCACAATTTAGTTTTGCTGCTTCCAATACGAcattatgaaaacaaaaaataaaataaaaataatgtgtcGCTTTTGATACTTATTATTGACAAtaagaaatacaaaaaaaaatgttttctctAAACTCCTTGACCATAGACCATAGACCATGAAAGGAAACTGGTTTTAATATCAGACcacatattttgttttgaagtaTTTTAACAGAAAACAAGATTGCATAGTACCGTAGTCAATTTCAAGATCCTCTGGATTTCTTTTGGCATGCTGCTCCTTCAGACTGTCAAATGTAATGCCGTCAAGGGGCCAAGGTTCGCTGGCCAAGGGATtggtgaaaaataaaaatcagaattACATAGTGTTGAAAATAAGATTAGGATCCATGTATTTATTGAAATagacatatcatgtaaatagggatagaatattttataattattttatttattgtttttaagcCTATATACAGAGAGCCcattgtgtagttgaaacacacggttTATCTATCTCAAGCCTCCGTTTTCTTTCACTCAACACAGACTGAAATTATGAAAGCATATCATTATATGCCTAGAAGACATTTCTTATGCGAGTCAAAGGTCAGAGAATGAAGGATCAAAAGTATTGCTTTACCATAAAAAATCTTCCATGTCAACAGAAAGAAAGTTAATAGTATAAGATTGACATCCACAGTGTTGTTTAAATTTCAAGTAAAAGAACTAGCATTTTCTGTTGATCTATTTGTACATACAGAAGTTCAAACATGAAAGATTTGTTTAGAAAACTTGCCTTGGTCTTCGTCCTCGTCTAAAAGCAACATAGGAGAATTTCTCATCTTCAAAGCCACGTAAGGGCTCACCCTTCGAACGCTGCAAAATGATGAAAACAGAAATAAGTTGTGTTAATCCTTCCCAATACCAATGAAAAAAGGAAACTACGAATGTTAAGACCACGTGACTCTAATACAGAAAGTAAAAAATGGATTAAGGAGAAACCTTGTAAGCACGCTGTGATGATGTCCTTTCCAAGCGCTGAACAAAATGACAATATTTTCCAGATTTTACCAGTGGACAAGTACCGTCATGAGGACACTGCATGAAGAagatttatcaaaaaataaataagaacgAGACATGTATATAAAGAAATAGAATAAGGATATTGGCAAACTGCAAAACTGGTAAAATGTTTCagtaaaaaagtaaaaacacaATGTACTTACTGGAGCAACCACAAAAGCACCAGCCTTCTCAGTAATCAAATCTTTACAAACTTCATTGTTCTTATTAGAAGATTTACGGTGTTTCTGCAAAGACAACAAAATTTATCCTTATTAAGTATGTTTCTGTGAAGAAAACTGCACAACCATGGGCAAAGGCAGAATACAACAACAATCAAGTCTTATCCCACTAAGTAGGATCGGCTACATAGATTAAACGACGTCACAATGTTCTATCAAATATCATATCTCTATCTAACTCATTAATCTCTAGTTCTTTATTAATAGTTTCTCTTATAGTTCTTCTAAGCTCTAGGTCTTCCTTTGCTTCTACCGATTTGACTACACTCCATCTAATCTACTCTATTTAAAATAGAATCCACAGATCTCCTCTCCACATGCCCAAACCACCTAAGTCGAATTTCCAGCATATTTTCTCCAATAGGTGCCACCCCAACTCTCTCTCTATTGTTGTCATTCAAAATCTTATATTGTCTAATCTTTCCAATTTCCACACACCCAATACGACATTCTTATCTCTACTACGCTAATTTATCATTGTTTAGAATTTTCTTAAAAGAAGTGGCAAACTTACTCTCTCTTCCATCCATAATATGTGAGATCTCATCTGAGCTATAATACTGGATCCATGAGGCGTTCCAGGTTCAACCAAAACCTACAAGATTTTGATTTCACAAATGGAGAGAGCAttagataaaagataaaaaagaattaactacaaaaatgataaatttataaaattcaaaagcTCCCTCAATTATttcttttcaaataatttatctataattcATATATGTTTTTCCTTGCTCCCATCACTCTTTTTTCTCTCCCAATGACTCTGTTTGAATTTCCAAAAATAACTAAGATAACACCATTCAGTAAGTAACATCAGTTTGTAGCTGACAAGAGCTTGAAATCATACCAGAACATCTTGAGTTAGATCCCAAAGCTGGCGAACTATGGTAATTCGATCCTTTAGCGACGGGATCTCTCCCAGCACATAAGACTTCATCCCATCAAAACAGAGCACGAGCAATTAGTATTAATATACATAAACAtacacaaataatttatatgcctaatgcttgaaaaaaaaaacaaatatatgtcCCTTCCAGCATTAGAAAAGAGGCAAAAAGGGTTCTAAAACCAAAAAATGGAACTGAACATACATAACTAATTCAGCTGaacaattttgtttgttttaatctaaatttaaaaattgaatggaAAAAATGTAACCAAATTGGCTTTTACTGTTTGAACATATGAACCATATACAAATAGCTGATTatcctttatatatattttttaatgctaTTGTAGAGTTTAATAAACTTCTTAGCAAAATATTTACATCTTCAAATCCATCTAACATTGCTGCCTGTAGATTAGAGATTAATTCATGAAACACAATATGCATAAACTAACAAATCTCAATTACTTAAGTTACAcatgaatataaaattttactcGAAGTTATAGCTGACATGATGTAGTAAGATATTAAGATTGATTATCGGTTTCCATGGATAAGGATGTTGCTGAAAATTTACTGTATATAACACTCATGCAATTCTTTTGTAtacagatttttatttttagcatACTCAGCTAAGTGAAAACATATTAACTAGCCAATCCAAAATGATTTGCTTCTAATATTGAAGTCCGTTTTATCGTTGAactaatttcatattttttcaaGGCCTATTAGAATTGTTGGCTCATTTTAACCTCTAGACTGCACAAACAAAATTGAAGAACAAGCAACTTGTtgcatatatacataaataatcaAAAAGAACAAACTTACAGCAATTACAAGGTCGTGCCCTCTCTCTGATTTACCAATATTTTTAGACAGAGCTTGAATGCTGTCATAGCTATGAATAAGTGGCAAATTCTTAAGACCTATATAATCAACAGCAAAACAAATTCAATGTAACACTTGAATTTCCTCATGAATTTCAGAAAGGAGGGAATTTAGTACATTCAATTCCAAACAAGGaaattcattattatttaaattaaagtgACATACATAGCATTATAAAAGGGGGGAATCCTGGGACATAGTTGATATGAAAGACTATTTAACTCATTTCGGGGACTGCTATTAATTAGGTGCCATGACTAGAAAAAAGTATTTCAACTTActaacacaaacaaaatgagaCCTGTCACAGTCAGAATAGTTCTTTcttaaacttcaaaaatttgcAATTTTTGTGACAGTCTCCTACAATAGACAgaacaattatattttctttatttatataacaaattatgatttttaattacaACGAAATGACTATTATGTTATCTTTAGAGATCTCCCTCAATACAACAACCACTGCAGTACCCTCCAAAACATTGCCTTAGTAATACATCCAATGGAGCATTACCAAAATTGCCAACCCAAATCCTAACAAAACaagataaaattacaaaaacatgtATACATTACAAAAAGAGAACACCGtgctttaatttttaataaatacattaGCAGCTTGCATTTCTATTTGGCATTGGCAGTATGTTCAACAATTATGTTTTACCATCAAAAGATCCAAGtacatatttttctattatcttTATTGCAACGATGGAAGAATAGGATTCGTTGTTGCAAATACCAAGCACCAAAGCAGCAATGCCCAAAGTTGCAAATACACGAAGCCCATACACGATAAAAAATCTAGTTGTGTGGTGTACCCCATCCTGATTAATTATGTTAACAATTATTACTCATTCCTCATCCCTGTATGCATTAGGACATGGAAAAATGCTCAACTCTGTAGTCAAgcatacaaattattttttagctCTTAACAATTCATACCAAATAATAACGTACTACCCTGTATAAGAACATCGTATTATGAGGAATTTATTAATCCATGAACCATATGCTTCAAATTACAGTTACATGATTTCACCATAATGGTAAATGTACATCTTCGTAGACCTTATTCCAATTCTTCAAATCTAAATTCCGAGCTGGGTTGTTACCTTTCTATCCTTCGACTAAAACTAATTATTATTCATCCTTTCTCACTTAAATTTAAAATCCTTAGGAATAAGAAAACTATCTTGTTCAAAATAGTTATCAACATTTACCTTGTATGAGGCCCTGACCTGCTCGCTGCATTGACTGTGATGGTTCTATTAAATTAACTTTCTCCAAAGATTTTGGCCAAACTTCTCGCAGTGCCCTTTGTCATCAGATTTGAAAGGCAACTAATTAATTCAAGAACAAtgctaaatttataatatcaaagTTAACCATTTACTGGAACAAAGTTCCAGAGTCTTTTACCAGAAAGCTGAACCAGTCCCAGCACCAAAATCTAAGACCTTGGCTGGGGAGAAACCAGGAAGCCTTCTACGAACCTAAAAAAGGCATAGCAGTGAGATTACAGTAAAAAGTTAAAGTGAACATAAGTCAAGGTTAATACTTCACACCTTAAGGAAACTGAATCATAAAAGATGATCCTACACCCACATGATATGACTTGGTAAGTAAATGAACAaaaggagagagagagagagagtgcaACTCATCCCACATGCTAGGGATTACCAATCATTATTCACTCCAACACGTGAATTGCAGTCGCTTGTTTGATTAAATTTAGACCTGAATTTACCACTATTGTTCTTGCTTCTATACGCAGATCAGCTATAGCCTGATTCCCTAACTCCATCTTATAAAAGCATTCAATTATTCATTTATCACAAATTCTCTTCATTTTAATATCAACTTAAGTAACCCCTGCCTTTCAAGAAATACATCCCCAAGAATTCTAATGTTTCCATAGAGTATCATGGATGCACTCAAGACAATCTTTCGCACATGCAATTTTaactctatttttgttttaacaggcTTCATCTATTTATTTTGCCGACCAAGTAAAGGATTAATATGAAACATAAAACCTCAAATCCATTTCACCTTATTATGTTGTAATTTTTAACACTGATTATTGAATGATGTGTACTCCCTAcgttaattgatattttttttttattttaccccTATCTGGATTATGTTAATGCCTTACCTCTTTAAGTACTCTGAAACAAGCAGAGTATACGGCAGGCATTCGAGAAGCCACATAAGCAATTGTCTCATCATCCCTGTACGTGAGACCAATGTCACCATAGGAGCTCTTAATCTTCCAACGTTTTGATTGTTCAGAAGACTTTAAAGGGTCTTCTACTATCTCCCTCGATGTGGTGGTTGTCAGCTGCAAATTGACGTTCTTGATTTCATTGAATGACTGGGACAGTCTCAACACCTTCCTCTTCATATATGGCTCCTCCTGCTCTATAATCCCAAGACCACCATGACAAATTGCAATCACACAAATATGAATACATGCATAGCATAAATATAATGTGAAAAAGTAAATCCAGAAAGAACGAAAAAAGGACCTCGAAGGTATTTCTTGATGGCACGGCGGAGATGGATAGGGACAGTGAGGCAACGTTGAGATTGTTTTGCTGCATAGCGGAGGGTTTCTGGAGTGACAATTTTCTGTGCAGTTTCAGCTATTGTCTGGGTAGCCATTCCGGCCGGAGATTTAACAACCCTCTCCTAATGGTCCAAGCAAAACGTTTCGTCTATTGCCATCAATTAGTATGTTAATAACAGATTTTTAAAAAGCAAACCTCAACAAGGCACCTACACAAAAAATGAAAACCAAACAAACTAGAACATATTTTCCACAATAAATAGGCAGCTATTTTCTTCTTCGTTCCCTTGAAATGTTACAAAAAGTTTTAAAGCACAGAACAGATGATCCGATCTAGACTGCACTAAATTTCTCCAACTAAACCATTCAGGGAGGATACGGATTATGTATTCTCAAATTCGGTCCAAAAACTAATTTGGTAACATTCtttttagtaataaaaaatactgGCAGTGTTACCTCCCTTAACAGAATTTATCTCATTAGACTCCTATAGTCTACTTGTTGTATAATAATAGATTATCATCATTGATCTTAAGCTTCATCTTCTGCCTATTATATAATACTTGTAGGTAAACAATAACCACAGAAATAAAAGcattaataattaaaaccaATTCGAGCATGTGATGTGCACAAAACTTAGTCCCTTGTTTTACTCCAACATGAAACTAACTCAGAAacattaataattcaaaaaaaaacgTACGAACATAGGTCCAACCAACAACTTAATAATTTGTATACCTCTATTAAATAGGGGACTGTCTTTAGTTATAAGAGTTAAGGTTAGTTTCACACCTTTTCTCCTCGATTCAACTAATTATTAACAGTAACTCATATAGCAaggaaattttcaaaaattggaACTCCCATTAGCAGTACACAGTACCCAGAACAGCCAAACcaaa contains:
- the LOC101510003 gene encoding small ribosomal subunit protein eS19x; translation: MATSRTVKDVSPHEFVKAYSAHLKRSGKMELPEWTDIVKTARFKELAPYDPDWYYVRAASMARKIYLRGGLGVGAFQRIYGGSQRNGSRPPHFCKSSGSIARHILQQLQNMDIIEMDTKGGRKITSSGRRDLDQVAGRIVIAP
- the LOC101509243 gene encoding uncharacterized protein isoform X2, whose protein sequence is MQQNNLNVASLSLSISAVPSRNTFEEEPYMKRKVLRLSQSFNEIKNVNLQLTTTTSREIVEDPLKSSEQSKRWKIKSSYGDIGLTYRDDETIAYVASRMPAVYSACFRVLKEVRRRLPGFSPAKVLDFGAGTGSAFWALREVWPKSLEKVNLIEPSQSMQRAGQGLIQGLKNLPLIHSYDSIQALSKNIGKSERGHDLVIASYVLGEIPSLKDRITIVRQLWDLTQDVLVLVEPGTPHGSSIIAQMRSHILWMEERKHRKSSNKNNEVCKDLITEKAGAFVVAPCPHDGTCPLVKSGKYCHFVQRLERTSSQRAYKRSKGEPLRGFEDEKFSYVAFRRGRRPSEPWPLDGITFDSLKEQHAKRNPEDLEIDYEDWLKLQQADDDDDASREVVKAVKYDSDTIETDSDENGEDDNEEAEEMEEETDSADLGGGWGRIVFMPVRRGRQVTMNVCRSTKRDASEGSYDRIVVTKSKNPTLHHQAKKSIWGDLWPF
- the LOC101509243 gene encoding uncharacterized protein isoform X1, which codes for MATQTIAETAQKIVTPETLRYAAKQSQRCLTVPIHLRRAIKKYLREQEEPYMKRKVLRLSQSFNEIKNVNLQLTTTTSREIVEDPLKSSEQSKRWKIKSSYGDIGLTYRDDETIAYVASRMPAVYSACFRVLKEVRRRLPGFSPAKVLDFGAGTGSAFWALREVWPKSLEKVNLIEPSQSMQRAGQGLIQGLKNLPLIHSYDSIQALSKNIGKSERGHDLVIASYVLGEIPSLKDRITIVRQLWDLTQDVLVLVEPGTPHGSSIIAQMRSHILWMEERKHRKSSNKNNEVCKDLITEKAGAFVVAPCPHDGTCPLVKSGKYCHFVQRLERTSSQRAYKRSKGEPLRGFEDEKFSYVAFRRGRRPSEPWPLDGITFDSLKEQHAKRNPEDLEIDYEDWLKLQQADDDDDASREVVKAVKYDSDTIETDSDENGEDDNEEAEEMEEETDSADLGGGWGRIVFMPVRRGRQVTMNVCRSTKRDASEGSYDRIVVTKSKNPTLHHQAKKSIWGDLWPF